Proteins from a genomic interval of Phenylobacterium sp. LH3H17:
- the nuoK gene encoding NADH-quinone oxidoreductase subunit NuoK, with translation MTIGLTHYLSVAAILFTIGVFGIFVNRKNIIVILMSIELILLAVNINLVAFSVYLHNVVGQIFAMFVLTVAAAEAAVGLAILVTFFRNRGDIAVDDVSMMKG, from the coding sequence ATGACCATCGGGCTGACCCACTATCTCTCGGTCGCCGCGATCCTGTTCACCATCGGGGTCTTCGGCATCTTCGTGAACCGCAAGAACATCATCGTCATCCTGATGTCGATCGAGCTGATCCTGCTGGCGGTGAACATCAACCTGGTGGCCTTCTCGGTCTATCTGCACAACGTGGTCGGGCAGATCTTCGCCATGTTCGTGCTGACTGTCGCCGCGGCCGAGGCCGCCGTCGGCCTGGCCATCCTCGTCACCTTCTTCCGTAACCGCGGCGACATCGCCGTGGACGACGTTTCGATGATGAAGGGCTGA
- a CDS encoding NADH-quinone oxidoreductase subunit B family protein, translating to MEEGSPGMGIIVPAGAAGRTTVEGYNPKAHDPFFDGISGELADKGFITAAADDLITWARTGSLMWMTFGLACCAVEMMQASMPRYDLERYGFAPRASPRQSDVMIVAGTLCNKMAPALRKVYDQMPEPRYVISMGSCANGGGYYYFSYSVVRGCDRIVPVDIYVPGCPPTAEALVYGVLQLQKKIRRTGTIER from the coding sequence ATGGAAGAAGGGAGCCCTGGAATGGGAATAATCGTTCCTGCGGGCGCTGCCGGCCGCACCACGGTCGAAGGCTATAATCCCAAGGCCCATGACCCGTTCTTTGACGGGATCTCCGGTGAGCTGGCCGACAAGGGCTTCATCACCGCGGCGGCCGACGACCTGATCACCTGGGCGCGCACCGGTTCGCTGATGTGGATGACCTTTGGTCTCGCCTGCTGCGCGGTCGAGATGATGCAGGCCTCGATGCCCCGCTACGACCTGGAGCGCTACGGCTTCGCCCCCCGCGCCAGCCCGCGCCAGTCGGACGTGATGATCGTCGCCGGCACGCTCTGCAACAAGATGGCTCCGGCCCTGCGCAAGGTCTACGACCAGATGCCGGAGCCGCGCTACGTGATCTCCATGGGCTCGTGCGCCAACGGCGGGGGCTACTACTACTTCTCCTATTCCGTGGTGCGCGGCTGCGATCGGATCGTGCCCGTGGACATCTATGTGCCGGGCTGCCCGCCCACCGCCGAGGCCTTGGTCTACGGCGTGCTGCAGCTGCAGAAGAAGATCCGCCGCACCGGGACCATCGAGCGATGA
- the nuoG gene encoding NADH-quinone oxidoreductase subunit NuoG, with the protein MPIAKVNGVEVEFEPGMTVLQVAELAGEEIPRFCYHERLSIAGNCRMCLVEVKPGPPKPQASCALPAAEGQEIITNSPMVKKAREGVMEFLLINHPLDCPICDQGGECDLQDQAMGYGRDDSRYADNKRAVEEKFMGPLIKTVMTRCIQCTRCVRFITEVAGVPEIGLISRGEDVEITTYLDKSVTSELSANVIDLCPVGALTSKPYAFNARPWELKKTESVDVMDALGSAIRVDSRGPAVLRVLPRLNEDINEEWISDKTRYAVDGLLRQRLDQPYVRKDGRLQPASWAEALDLVASKIKAASPDRVGVIAGDLQDAESMKAAKDLFGSLGVKNIDCRQDGMALGAGPRESWLFNSTIAGIENADAILIVGANPRLEAPVFNARLRKRWLAGALRVGVIGEQADLTYGYDYLGAGPESLSGLAKAKSDFVKVLRDAKAPAIIVGTGALGREDGAAVLAAAAAAAKTFGLTWNVLHTAASRVGGLDMGFVPPEGGKSARDMAAAGALDVLFLLGADEIDISVSKAFTVYLGTHGDAGAHKADVILPGAAYTEKDGLYVNTEGRVQMGFRAVFPKGEAREDWSVLRALSDRLGATLPYDTLAQLRAKLFEDHPTFGQIDYVPAAPAVIDFAALGTKGTASDKPFSSPIKAFHLTNPIARASVTMAECAAVVSGAAKIAAE; encoded by the coding sequence ATGCCCATAGCGAAGGTCAACGGCGTCGAGGTCGAGTTCGAACCCGGCATGACGGTTCTGCAGGTGGCGGAGCTGGCCGGGGAAGAGATCCCGCGCTTCTGCTATCACGAACGCCTCAGCATCGCCGGCAACTGCCGCATGTGCCTGGTCGAGGTTAAGCCTGGCCCGCCGAAGCCCCAGGCCTCGTGCGCCCTGCCGGCCGCCGAGGGCCAGGAGATCATCACCAACTCCCCCATGGTCAAGAAGGCCCGGGAAGGGGTGATGGAGTTCCTGCTGATCAACCACCCCCTGGACTGCCCGATCTGCGACCAGGGCGGGGAGTGCGACCTGCAGGACCAGGCCATGGGCTATGGCCGGGACGACAGCCGCTACGCCGACAACAAGCGCGCCGTCGAAGAGAAGTTCATGGGGCCGTTGATCAAGACGGTCATGACGCGCTGCATCCAGTGCACCCGCTGCGTCCGCTTCATCACCGAGGTGGCGGGCGTGCCGGAAATCGGTCTCATCTCCCGCGGCGAAGATGTTGAAATCACGACCTATCTCGACAAATCGGTGACGTCGGAACTCTCGGCCAATGTGATCGACCTCTGCCCGGTCGGCGCCCTGACCTCCAAGCCCTACGCCTTCAACGCCCGGCCCTGGGAGCTGAAGAAGACCGAGAGCGTCGACGTGATGGACGCCCTGGGCTCGGCGATCCGCGTCGACAGCCGCGGCCCCGCGGTGCTGCGCGTGCTGCCCCGCCTCAACGAGGACATCAACGAGGAGTGGATCAGCGACAAGACCCGCTACGCCGTGGATGGCCTGCTGCGTCAACGCCTTGACCAGCCCTATGTCCGCAAGGACGGCCGCCTGCAGCCGGCGAGCTGGGCCGAGGCCCTCGACCTGGTGGCGTCCAAGATCAAGGCCGCCAGTCCCGACCGTGTCGGGGTGATCGCCGGTGACCTGCAGGACGCGGAGTCCATGAAGGCCGCCAAGGACCTGTTCGGGTCGCTTGGCGTCAAGAACATCGACTGCCGGCAGGACGGCATGGCGCTCGGCGCCGGTCCGCGCGAGAGCTGGCTGTTCAACTCCACCATCGCCGGGATCGAGAACGCCGACGCGATCCTCATCGTGGGGGCCAATCCGCGCCTCGAGGCGCCGGTGTTCAACGCTCGCCTGCGCAAGCGCTGGCTGGCCGGCGCCCTGCGGGTGGGCGTGATCGGCGAACAGGCCGACCTCACCTATGGCTACGACTACCTAGGCGCCGGACCTGAGAGCCTGTCGGGCCTGGCCAAGGCCAAGAGCGACTTCGTCAAGGTGCTCCGGGACGCCAAGGCCCCGGCGATCATCGTCGGGACCGGGGCGCTGGGCCGCGAGGACGGCGCCGCCGTGCTGGCCGCCGCAGCGGCAGCGGCCAAGACCTTCGGCCTGACCTGGAACGTGCTGCATACAGCGGCGTCCCGGGTTGGCGGCCTCGACATGGGCTTCGTCCCCCCCGAGGGCGGCAAGAGCGCCCGCGACATGGCCGCAGCCGGCGCTCTGGACGTGCTCTTCCTGCTGGGCGCAGACGAGATCGACATCTCGGTCTCCAAGGCCTTCACCGTCTATCTGGGCACCCATGGCGACGCCGGAGCCCACAAGGCCGACGTCATCCTGCCCGGCGCCGCCTACACCGAAAAGGACGGCCTATACGTCAACACCGAGGGCCGGGTGCAGATGGGCTTCCGCGCCGTGTTCCCCAAGGGCGAGGCCCGTGAGGACTGGTCGGTGCTGCGCGCCCTGTCCGACCGCCTGGGCGCGACCCTGCCGTACGACACCCTGGCCCAACTTCGCGCCAAGCTGTTCGAGGACCATCCGACCTTCGGCCAGATCGACTATGTGCCGGCTGCGCCGGCCGTCATCGATTTCGCCGCGCTGGGGACCAAGGGGACGGCGTCGGACAAGCCGTTCTCGAGCCCCATCAAGGCGTTCCACCTGACCAACCCCATCGCCCGCGCCAGCGTGACGATGGCCGAATGCGCCGCCGTGGTCTCCGGCGCCGCCAAGATCGCGGCGGAGTAG
- a CDS encoding class I SAM-dependent methyltransferase — protein MLDLARRVTKKLLRKRAARPLFDSLALSPDEAEARKSADPGPLETLFFANQGKLAHKWISYLPFYDEMLAPYRGKPVKMLEIGVFRGGSLELWRSFFGPQATIYGIDINPECAGFADPPNQVRIGSQADPEFLRRVVDEMGAPDIVLDDGSHVASHQLASFRTLFPLLKTGGLYIIEDMHTSYWPEHEGGYARRGTAVDLTKTLIDDMHAWHHLVGPREVFAPKEEIGRITVEDSIVAVHKVARLRPGHYKTGG, from the coding sequence ATGCTTGATCTGGCGCGGCGGGTGACCAAGAAATTGCTGCGGAAGCGGGCCGCCCGGCCTCTGTTCGACTCGTTGGCGCTTTCCCCGGATGAGGCGGAGGCTCGAAAGTCCGCCGATCCGGGCCCGCTGGAGACGTTGTTCTTCGCCAACCAGGGGAAGTTGGCCCACAAGTGGATCAGCTATCTGCCGTTCTACGATGAGATGCTCGCGCCCTACCGGGGTAAACCCGTCAAGATGCTTGAGATTGGAGTCTTCCGGGGCGGTTCGCTGGAGCTCTGGCGCAGCTTTTTCGGTCCTCAGGCGACGATCTACGGCATCGATATCAATCCGGAATGCGCGGGCTTCGCCGATCCCCCGAACCAGGTCCGCATCGGTTCACAGGCCGACCCCGAATTCCTCCGGCGGGTCGTGGACGAGATGGGCGCCCCGGACATCGTCCTGGACGACGGGTCCCACGTCGCCAGTCACCAATTGGCCAGTTTCCGCACTCTGTTCCCCTTGCTGAAGACCGGCGGCCTCTACATCATCGAGGACATGCACACCTCGTACTGGCCCGAGCATGAAGGCGGTTACGCGCGACGCGGGACGGCGGTGGACCTCACCAAGACCCTCATCGACGATATGCATGCCTGGCACCATCTGGTCGGACCGCGGGAGGTTTTCGCACCGAAGGAAGAGATCGGCCGGATTACCGTCGAGGACTCCATCGTCGCCGTCCACAAGGTCGCGCGCCTGCGGCCGGGCCACTACAAGACCGGCGGCTGA
- the nuoF gene encoding NADH-quinone oxidoreductase subunit NuoF — MVGILEDKDRIFTNLYGVHDWGLEGAKTRGCWNATREMLAQTPEWICEQIKESGLRGRGGGGFPTGLKWTFMPKAESERPHFLVVNADESEPGACKDREIIRNDPHLLIEGCLVASYAIRAHTAYIYIRGEYVHERERLEAAIRQAYDARLIGKGNIHGWDFDLHVTHGAGAYICGDETALMESLEGKKGQPRLKPPFPAGAGIYGAPTTINNVESIAVVGSILRRGAGWFAGFGRPKNSGIKLMAASGHVNKPCVVEETMSIPMRQLIEDHFGGVRGGWGNLKAVIPGGISMRMIPAEEAEEALMDFDDLAARRSGLGTATMIVMDKDADLVRAIARASYFYKHESCGQCTPCREGTGWMWRVMERMATGEAEMREIDMLLDVASQVEGHTICGLGDAAAWPIQGLFRHFRHEVEERITNYRIGKPHVQGASLEAAE, encoded by the coding sequence TTGGTCGGCATCCTCGAAGACAAGGACCGCATCTTCACCAACCTCTATGGCGTCCACGATTGGGGCCTGGAAGGTGCGAAGACTCGCGGCTGCTGGAACGCCACCCGCGAGATGCTGGCCCAGACCCCGGAATGGATCTGCGAGCAGATCAAGGAATCGGGCCTGCGCGGGCGGGGCGGTGGGGGGTTCCCCACGGGTCTCAAATGGACCTTCATGCCGAAGGCCGAGAGCGAACGGCCCCACTTCCTGGTGGTCAACGCCGACGAGTCCGAGCCCGGCGCCTGCAAGGACCGGGAGATCATCCGCAACGATCCGCACCTGCTGATCGAGGGGTGCCTGGTCGCCAGCTACGCCATCCGCGCCCACACCGCCTATATCTATATCCGTGGCGAATACGTGCATGAGCGCGAGCGCCTCGAGGCCGCGATCCGCCAGGCCTACGACGCCAGGCTGATCGGCAAGGGCAACATCCACGGCTGGGACTTCGACCTCCACGTCACCCACGGCGCCGGGGCCTATATCTGCGGCGACGAGACTGCGCTGATGGAGAGCCTGGAAGGCAAGAAGGGCCAACCGCGCCTGAAGCCGCCGTTCCCGGCCGGCGCCGGCATCTATGGCGCCCCGACCACCATCAACAACGTCGAGTCGATCGCGGTCGTGGGTTCGATTCTGCGCCGTGGCGCCGGCTGGTTCGCGGGCTTCGGGCGGCCGAAGAACTCGGGCATCAAGCTGATGGCGGCCTCGGGCCACGTCAACAAGCCCTGCGTGGTCGAGGAGACCATGTCGATCCCCATGCGCCAGCTGATCGAGGACCACTTCGGCGGCGTGCGCGGCGGTTGGGGCAACCTCAAGGCCGTGATCCCCGGCGGCATCTCCATGCGGATGATCCCGGCGGAAGAGGCCGAGGAAGCCCTGATGGATTTCGACGACCTGGCCGCGCGCCGGTCGGGCCTAGGCACCGCCACCATGATCGTCATGGACAAGGACGCCGACCTTGTCCGCGCCATCGCGCGCGCGTCCTACTTCTACAAGCACGAGAGCTGCGGCCAGTGCACGCCCTGCCGCGAAGGCACCGGCTGGATGTGGCGGGTCATGGAGCGCATGGCCACCGGCGAGGCCGAGATGCGCGAGATCGACATGCTGCTGGACGTCGCCAGCCAGGTCGAGGGCCACACCATCTGCGGCCTGGGCGACGCGGCCGCCTGGCCGATCCAGGGCCTGTTCCGCCACTTCCGCCACGAGGTGGAGGAGCGGATCACCAATTACCGCATCGGCAAGCCGCACGTTCAGGGCGCGTCCCTGGAAGCGGCGGAGTAA
- the nuoI gene encoding NADH-quinone oxidoreductase subunit NuoI, with translation MMQRISQAIKGAALMDFLGAFGMAMQYMVRPKATVQYPHERNPQSPRFRGEHVLRRYPNGEERCIACKLCEAICPAQAITIEAEPRDDGSRRTTRYDIDMVKCIYCGLCQEACPVDAIVEGPNIEYAVETREELYYDKERLLANGDRWERQIAKNLELDAPYR, from the coding sequence ATGATGCAGCGCATCTCACAGGCCATCAAAGGCGCGGCGCTGATGGACTTCCTCGGCGCCTTCGGTATGGCCATGCAGTACATGGTCCGCCCCAAGGCGACGGTGCAGTATCCGCATGAGCGCAATCCGCAGTCTCCGCGGTTCCGTGGCGAGCACGTGCTGCGCCGCTATCCCAACGGGGAAGAGCGCTGCATCGCCTGCAAGCTGTGCGAGGCCATCTGCCCGGCCCAGGCCATCACCATCGAGGCCGAGCCGCGCGACGACGGCAGCCGGCGCACGACCCGCTACGACATCGACATGGTCAAGTGCATCTATTGCGGCCTCTGCCAGGAGGCCTGCCCGGTCGACGCCATCGTCGAAGGGCCGAACATCGAGTACGCGGTCGAGACGCGCGAAGAACTCTATTACGACAAGGAACGCCTGCTTGCGAACGGGGATCGTTGGGAGCGGCAAATCGCGAAGAACCTGGAACTGGACGCGCCCTACCGCTAA
- the nuoH gene encoding NADH-quinone oxidoreductase subunit NuoH translates to MDPTTNFWTTPGGWTLITVAQIMAVILPLLVALAFFMLADRKIWAGVQMRKGPNVVGPFGLLQSFADLIKFVLKELVIPDGADKFVFLLAPVLTFTLAMVGWAVIPFAPGWVVSNINVGVLYLFAISSLGVYGIIMGGWASNSKYPFLGSLRSAAQMVSYEVSIGFVIVTVILLAGTMNLQTIVEQQAGGFWNWYFLGGDGLTGLPIALVMIPMAVIFFISALAETNRPPFDLPEAESELVAGYQVEYSSSPFLLFMIGELVSIVLMCALISLLFFGGWQAPIDFAFVHDWPPTVQSFYGLMWFVMKICFFFFLIAMAKAIVPRYRYDQLMRLGWKVFLPTSLVAVVLVAAWRVFGPASA, encoded by the coding sequence ATGGATCCCACCACCAATTTCTGGACCACCCCGGGCGGCTGGACCCTGATCACCGTCGCCCAGATCATGGCGGTGATCCTGCCCCTGCTCGTGGCCCTGGCCTTCTTCATGCTGGCCGACCGCAAGATCTGGGCGGGCGTGCAGATGCGGAAGGGTCCCAATGTCGTCGGTCCGTTCGGACTGCTCCAGTCCTTCGCCGACCTCATCAAGTTCGTACTGAAGGAACTGGTGATTCCCGACGGAGCCGACAAGTTCGTTTTCCTGCTGGCTCCGGTTCTGACCTTCACCCTGGCCATGGTCGGCTGGGCGGTGATCCCGTTCGCGCCCGGCTGGGTGGTCTCCAACATCAATGTCGGGGTGTTGTATCTGTTCGCGATCAGCTCGCTGGGCGTCTACGGCATCATCATGGGCGGCTGGGCCTCGAACTCGAAGTACCCGTTCCTGGGCAGCCTTCGTTCGGCGGCGCAGATGGTTTCCTATGAGGTCTCCATCGGCTTCGTGATCGTCACCGTGATCCTGCTGGCCGGCACCATGAACCTGCAGACCATCGTTGAGCAGCAGGCCGGCGGGTTCTGGAACTGGTACTTCCTGGGCGGCGACGGCCTCACCGGCCTGCCCATCGCCCTGGTCATGATCCCGATGGCGGTGATCTTCTTCATCTCGGCCCTGGCCGAGACCAATCGCCCGCCCTTCGACCTGCCGGAAGCCGAGTCCGAGCTCGTGGCCGGCTATCAGGTGGAATACTCCTCCAGCCCCTTCCTGCTGTTCATGATCGGCGAACTGGTCAGCATCGTGCTGATGTGCGCGCTGATCTCGCTGCTGTTCTTCGGCGGCTGGCAGGCGCCGATCGATTTCGCCTTCGTCCACGACTGGCCGCCGACGGTGCAGAGCTTCTACGGCCTGATGTGGTTCGTCATGAAGATCTGCTTCTTCTTCTTCCTGATCGCCATGGCCAAGGCCATCGTGCCCCGCTACCGCTACGATCAGCTCATGCGGCTGGGTTGGAAGGTGTTCCTGCCGACCTCGCTGGTGGCCGTGGTCCTGGTTGCGGCCTGGCGCGTGTTCGGACCGGCCTCGGCATGA
- a CDS encoding NADH-quinone oxidoreductase subunit D — translation MADDASLTPHVPETPVRKFNINFGPQHPAAHGVLRLVLELDGEIVERVDPHIGLLHRGTEKLMEYRTYLQNIPYFDRLDYVAPMNQEHAFCLAIEKLMGIEVPIRGSLIRVMFSEIGRILNHLLNVTTQAMDVGALTPPLWGFEEREKLMVFYERACGARLHANYFRPGGVHQDLPEALVNDIGDWATAFARPMADIDRLITGNRIFKQRNVDIGVVTKDEAIKWGFSGVMVRGSGIAWDLRRSQPYECYDDFEFDIPLGVNGDCYDRYLCRMQEMRESTKIILQCVERLKKTPGPVLTEDNKVSPPRRGEMKRSMEALIHHFKLYTEGFHTPPGEVYACVEAPKGEFGVYLVSNGTNKPYRCKIRAPGYPHLMAMDWINRGHMLADVSAILGSLDIVFGEIDR, via the coding sequence ATGGCTGACGACGCTTCGCTGACCCCGCACGTGCCGGAGACCCCGGTCCGCAAGTTCAACATCAATTTCGGCCCGCAGCATCCCGCGGCCCACGGCGTCCTGCGTCTGGTCCTGGAGTTGGACGGGGAGATCGTCGAGCGGGTCGACCCGCACATCGGCCTGCTGCATCGCGGCACCGAAAAGCTGATGGAGTACCGGACCTACCTCCAGAACATCCCCTATTTCGACCGCCTCGACTACGTGGCGCCGATGAACCAGGAGCACGCCTTCTGCCTGGCCATCGAGAAGCTCATGGGGATCGAGGTTCCGATCCGCGGCAGCCTGATCCGGGTGATGTTCTCGGAGATCGGCCGGATCCTGAACCACCTGCTCAATGTCACCACCCAGGCCATGGACGTCGGCGCGCTCACCCCGCCGTTGTGGGGCTTCGAAGAGCGCGAGAAGCTGATGGTGTTCTACGAGCGCGCCTGCGGGGCGCGGCTCCACGCCAACTATTTCCGGCCCGGCGGGGTCCACCAGGACCTGCCCGAGGCCCTGGTCAACGACATCGGCGACTGGGCCACGGCCTTCGCCCGGCCGATGGCCGACATCGACAGGCTGATCACGGGCAACCGCATCTTCAAGCAGCGCAACGTCGACATCGGCGTGGTGACCAAGGACGAGGCCATCAAGTGGGGCTTCTCCGGCGTCATGGTGCGCGGCTCGGGCATCGCCTGGGACCTGCGTCGCAGTCAGCCCTACGAATGCTATGACGACTTCGAGTTTGACATCCCGCTGGGCGTGAACGGCGACTGCTACGACCGCTATCTCTGCCGGATGCAGGAGATGCGCGAGTCGACGAAGATCATCCTCCAGTGCGTGGAGCGGCTGAAAAAGACCCCTGGCCCGGTGCTGACCGAGGACAACAAGGTCTCGCCCCCCCGCCGCGGTGAGATGAAACGCTCGATGGAAGCGCTGATCCACCACTTCAAGCTCTATACCGAGGGCTTCCACACCCCGCCGGGCGAGGTCTATGCCTGCGTCGAGGCGCCCAAGGGCGAGTTCGGCGTCTATCTGGTGAGCAACGGGACGAACAAGCCCTACCGCTGCAAGATCCGCGCGCCGGGCTATCCGCACCTGATGGCCATGGACTGGATAAACCGCGGCCACATGCTGGCCGACGTCTCCGCCATCCTGGGCTCGCTCGATATCGTGTTCGGGGAGATAGACCGGTGA
- a CDS encoding NADH-quinone oxidoreductase subunit J → MALAIAFYLLAAVTVGSGFAVVSSRNPVHSVLFLILSFFSAAGLFVTLGAEFLAMLLVVVYVGAVAVLFLFVVMMLDVDFAALRQGFARYMPLGGLVAGILAIEMIVVATAVATQGAASLNDTPTVHTDVSNAETIGRVLYTDYVYFFQAAGLVLLVAMIGAIVLTLRHKPGVRRQVIADQVARSPKSGMRIVQIKSGQGIDQ, encoded by the coding sequence ATGGCCTTGGCGATCGCATTTTACCTGCTGGCGGCGGTGACCGTAGGCTCCGGATTCGCGGTGGTCTCATCGCGCAATCCCGTGCACTCGGTGCTGTTCCTGATCCTCAGCTTCTTCTCGGCCGCGGGGCTGTTCGTGACCCTCGGGGCCGAGTTCCTCGCCATGCTGCTGGTGGTCGTCTATGTCGGCGCCGTGGCGGTGTTGTTCCTGTTCGTCGTCATGATGCTGGACGTCGATTTCGCCGCCCTGCGCCAGGGCTTCGCCCGCTACATGCCGCTGGGCGGTCTGGTGGCCGGGATCCTGGCCATCGAGATGATCGTGGTGGCCACCGCCGTCGCGACCCAGGGCGCGGCCAGTCTCAACGACACGCCGACCGTCCATACCGACGTGAGCAACGCCGAGACCATCGGGCGGGTGCTCTACACCGACTATGTCTACTTCTTCCAGGCCGCGGGACTGGTGCTGCTGGTGGCCATGATCGGCGCCATCGTGCTCACCCTGCGCCATAAGCCCGGCGTCCGACGCCAGGTGATCGCCGACCAGGTGGCCCGCAGCCCCAAGAGCGGCATGCGCATCGTCCAGATCAAGTCGGGGCAGGGGATCGACCAATGA
- a CDS encoding NADH-quinone oxidoreductase subunit C translates to MSWPQTSDQMEMLGQAIVANSAGAIAGHSVAFGELTLTAPLPRIVEALTYLRDHQDYQFQQLIDLCGVDYPERVRRFDVVYHLLSLTKNHRVRLKIETDEDTPVPTVTGVYPCADWFEREAFDMYGVFFEGHPDLRRILTDYGFHGHPLRKDFPMTGYVELRYDDELKRVVYEPVKSVEYRNWDFLSPWEGADYVLPGDEKVEAK, encoded by the coding sequence ATGAGCTGGCCGCAGACCTCCGACCAGATGGAGATGCTGGGCCAGGCGATCGTGGCCAACAGCGCCGGCGCGATCGCCGGCCATTCCGTGGCCTTTGGCGAGCTGACCCTGACCGCGCCGCTGCCGCGGATCGTGGAGGCGCTGACCTATCTGCGCGACCACCAGGACTATCAGTTCCAGCAGCTCATCGACCTCTGCGGCGTGGACTATCCCGAGCGCGTCCGGCGGTTCGACGTGGTCTACCACCTGCTGTCCCTGACGAAGAACCACAGGGTCCGGCTGAAGATCGAGACCGACGAGGACACGCCCGTCCCGACCGTGACCGGGGTCTATCCCTGCGCCGACTGGTTCGAGCGCGAGGCCTTCGACATGTACGGCGTCTTCTTCGAGGGCCATCCGGACCTGCGCCGCATCCTCACCGACTACGGCTTCCACGGCCATCCGCTCCGCAAGGACTTCCCGATGACCGGCTATGTGGAGCTGCGCTACGACGACGAACTCAAGCGCGTGGTCTACGAGCCGGTGAAGTCGGTCGAGTATCGCAACTGGGACTTCCTCTCGCCCTGGGAGGGCGCGGACTACGTGCTGCCCGGCGACGAAAAAGTGGAGGCGAAGTGA
- a CDS encoding NADH-quinone oxidoreductase subunit A, with the protein MNAFLLQYLPIVIFLGIAGALGLVFIIASAVLAPKAPDPEKLSTYECGFNAFDDARMKFDVRFYLVSILFIIFDLEVAFLFPWAVALMKLPQEASQFAFWSMMTFLGVLTVGFIYEWKKGALEWE; encoded by the coding sequence ATGAACGCCTTCCTTCTGCAGTACCTGCCCATCGTGATCTTCCTGGGGATCGCGGGAGCCCTGGGTCTGGTTTTCATCATCGCTTCGGCGGTCCTGGCTCCCAAGGCCCCGGACCCGGAGAAGCTCTCCACATATGAGTGCGGGTTCAACGCGTTCGACGACGCGCGGATGAAATTCGACGTGCGGTTCTACCTGGTCTCGATCCTATTCATCATCTTCGACCTGGAAGTGGCGTTCCTGTTCCCCTGGGCCGTGGCGCTGATGAAGCTGCCGCAGGAGGCCAGCCAATTCGCCTTCTGGTCGATGATGACCTTCCTGGGCGTGCTCACCGTGGGCTTCATCTACGAATGGAAGAAGGGAGCCCTGGAATGGGAATAA
- a CDS encoding nuclear transport factor 2 family protein — protein sequence MSAPACISPFDVAEAQLEAYNDQDLDGHCACFADDIVVADLNGAVTISGIAAYRAKYTQVFADFPQNKAELLNRMVIGNTVIDHERVSRTPGGDTFEVAAIYTIADAKIVRVDFVK from the coding sequence GTGAGCGCCCCCGCCTGCATCAGCCCGTTCGACGTGGCCGAGGCCCAACTCGAGGCTTACAACGACCAGGATCTGGACGGCCATTGCGCCTGCTTCGCCGACGACATCGTGGTCGCCGACCTGAATGGCGCGGTGACCATCTCCGGCATCGCGGCTTACCGCGCGAAGTACACCCAGGTTTTCGCCGACTTTCCCCAGAACAAGGCTGAACTGCTCAACCGCATGGTCATCGGCAATACGGTGATCGACCACGAGCGGGTCAGCCGCACGCCCGGCGGCGACACCTTCGAGGTCGCGGCCATCTACACGATCGCCGACGCCAAGATCGTCCGCGTCGACTTTGTGAAGTGA
- the nuoE gene encoding NADH-quinone oxidoreductase subunit NuoE: protein MSVRRLSPNQPASFEFSKESAKQAQWWISKYPQGRQQSAVIPILWLIQKQEGWVSEPAIRAVAALLGMPQIRVLEVATFYTMFMLEQVGTHALVQVCGTTPCALRGANELMAHCKTRIGPKDHRSADGKFYWQEVECLGACSNAPMAAINDYYYEDLTVEILDKLLDDFAAGKPPAPGSMIGRQGSSPEGGPLVLTDPKLYDGSAAKPIKSLPNAAPKGKAKAPAT from the coding sequence TTGAGCGTCCGTCGCCTCTCGCCGAACCAGCCCGCCAGCTTCGAGTTCTCGAAAGAGAGCGCCAAGCAGGCGCAGTGGTGGATTTCGAAGTACCCGCAAGGCCGGCAGCAGTCGGCCGTGATCCCGATCCTGTGGCTGATCCAGAAGCAGGAGGGCTGGGTTTCCGAACCCGCCATCCGCGCCGTGGCCGCCCTGTTGGGCATGCCGCAGATCCGGGTGCTGGAGGTCGCGACCTTCTACACCATGTTCATGCTGGAGCAGGTGGGCACCCACGCCCTTGTGCAGGTGTGCGGCACGACGCCCTGCGCCCTGCGCGGCGCCAACGAGCTGATGGCCCACTGCAAGACGCGGATCGGTCCCAAGGACCACCGCTCGGCCGACGGCAAGTTCTACTGGCAGGAAGTCGAGTGCCTGGGCGCCTGCTCGAACGCGCCCATGGCCGCGATCAACGACTATTACTACGAGGACCTGACGGTCGAGATCCTGGACAAATTGCTGGACGACTTTGCCGCCGGCAAGCCGCCCGCGCCGGGCTCGATGATCGGCCGCCAGGGTTCTTCTCCCGAGGGCGGGCCGCTCGTGCTCACCGATCCGAAGCTCTATGACGGCTCGGCCGCCAAGCCGATCAAGTCGCTGCCCAACGCCGCGCCCAAGGGCAAGGCCAAGGCTCCGGCCACCTGA